The following coding sequences are from one Scomber japonicus isolate fScoJap1 chromosome 3, fScoJap1.pri, whole genome shotgun sequence window:
- the LOC128356005 gene encoding caM kinase-like vesicle-associated protein, with amino-acid sequence MPFGCLTLGEKKDYNNPSEVADKYDLGQIVKSEEFCEIFRAKDRNTLKMYTCKKFHKKDGRKVRKAAKNEIMILKMVKHHNILQLVDAFETKREYFLFLELATGREVFDWILDQGYYSERDTSNVMRQVLEAVAYLHSLKIVHRNLKLENLVYFNRLKHSKIVISDFQLAKLENGLIKDPCGTPEYLAPEVVGRQRYGRPVDCWAIGVIMYILLSGNPPFYDDADEDDADHRDKNLFLKILSGDYEFDSPYWDDISDSAKNLVATLLGVDQDQRLTAQEAIAHEWISGNAASDKNIKDGVCAQIEKNFAKAKWKKAVRVTTLMKRLRASEQGDAGGSGLSAGASVDPNTPSGGPAPPAGSSNSVGACIKAALSEKASDTQTTTISALPLPSAARQDEQPQARCNGDVLQMLPQRKGD; translated from the exons ATGCCATTTGGTTGTCTGACACTCGGGGAGAAGAAGGATTATAACAATCCCTCAGAAGTGGCCGACAAGTATGACCTCGGACAAATTGTTAAATC AGAGGAGTTTTGTGAGATATTTCGGGCGAAGGATAGGAACACCTTGAAAATGTACACCTGTAAAAAGTTCCacaaaaaggatggaaggaaagtgagAAAAGCTGCCAAGAATGAGATAATGATCCTAAAGAT GGTGAAACATCATAACATCCTCCAGCTGGTTGATGCTTTTGAAACTAAGAGAGAGTACTTCCTTTTTCTGGAGCT TGCTACAGGCAGAGAGGTCTTTGACTGGATCTTAGATCAAGGCTACTACTCTGAAAGGGACACCAGCAATGTTATGAGGCAGGTGTTGGAGGCTGTAGCTTACCTGCACTCTCTTAAAATCGTCCACAGAAATCTTAAG CTGGAGAACTTGGTGTACTTTAATCGTTTGAAACACTCCAAAATTGTTATCAGTGATTTCCAGTTGGCAAAACTGGAAAATGGACTCATTAAAGATCCATGTGGGACTCCAGAATATCTTG CCCCTGAGGTAGTTGGGAGGCAGAGATATGGAAGACCTGTGGATTGTTGGGCAATAGGAGTCATCATGTATATACT TTTGTCTGGGAACCCTCCTTTCTATGATGATGccgatgaagatgatgctgatcaTCGTGATAAAAACCTTTTCCTTAAGATTTTGTCAGGGGACTATGAATTTGACTCACCATACTGGGATGATATTTCAGATTCTG CCAAAAACTTAGTGGCAACTTTACTGGGAGTGGACCAAGATCAGCGATTGACTGCACAAGAAGCAATTGCCCATGAAtg GATTTCTGGAAATGCTGCTTCAGACAAGAACATCAAGGATGGAGTTTGTGCTCAAATAGAAAAGAACTTTGCCAAAGCCAAGTGGAAG AAAGCTGTTAGAGTGACCACACTCATGAAGAGACTTCGAGCATCTGAGCAGGGAGATGCTGGGGGCTCCGGTCTTAGTGCAGGGGCTAGTGTTGACCCCAACACACCCAGTGGAGGTCCTGCTCCTCCAGCTggcagcagcaacagtgttggTGCCTGCATAAAGGCTGCTCTAAGTGAAAAGGCTTCTGACACACAGACTACCACCATCTCTGCACTCCCTCTACCCAGTGCTGCCAGACAGGACGAGCAGCCACAGGCACGGTGCAATGGCGATGTTCTCCAAATGTTGCCGCAAAGAAAGGGAGACTAG
- the LOC128356001 gene encoding RNA-binding protein 6 isoform X1, with protein MWDGPGQGPRGGPPFRGDHRGETFGGRDRPMPDYRNREGMNMGPMGHMGPRPLDGPPMDMRRMDGPPMRGRDMDPRDMRGREPNRDFLRPGEEPDFSLRRQYEVSIRDKLMNSSGFPGPGRNSGDMGGRGMPPREPNSRFMDTRDRDTFQYDMPRFGNPNMDGRRGFPIDRMERNDGFRDMRDRPPMGIGDTDRYDMDVPPRERRIMDIDRRGGPPFNPRGGFDSDMDFRNRPGPPAEFRGRERSPLRLGNSDVPPVGRARSEMPPAGPQRSEFMGAKDQLRERDYPDASNSPLMDYRSGEEMTLAEEWKNRRKDKNPFLNINEGVGGVTEPSFPGGFGRDVNVRDPPPFQERDRPSADFPGKDAGFPHSDHFAAMNLPPIGGKAPQGRPLPEISPLTGPLGRENESKHWLGERDPKHSQTKSNRDERPPYHQEKNQPSHETQEPNDCFKGLKDNQGPARSKMGAERDFQSSNPVQTRDQDYRDIDYRTGSGRGFDYKREELQAPEKFIKESKPITPSKFSESGSQDQDYRNAAVEDKASNTISIIGIPKTATMEQILGAFTVRDGVPMQGMKIKNVVPGYSYDTAYVEFLNLEDAVHFMESNKGSLKVGTRTVSMRYFQPDERERDVHKSDHKVPQLQEPQLPRPDQPLEQLKPNLNGSKPKGPMEPLSHSQWQRSSDLTPEAWQQQVDQQLQQQETEQQAESWGNRNPHHSSHQSDSVFKDSKTMIIKNVKPTTTVETILKALDPFAYLDERNVRLVKAKPPGAKCFCFVDMDSHEQVTRLVELLTKPRPLYIDGVRVYAEVAKPLKNQNFRRDLDKPNSSILGYPPEASIMGQQQYAPPPPYLQGLPPPNGAPPIMQGNLMIGSTNSSLPSDPSISQGIGYGDTLTLDPSYQSVGTPIPPDSTGMSVIADGSQAFMLGSETPDVSNYLYDATSGFYYDPETTLYYDPSSRYFYNAQTQEYLYWDAVSKTYIPVPGGNPAETQSLPMTAEDQAILSNPAADAPLEMKKPSMPPYNTETTEPVPASSASSAPESVPCVTGNPEKKEDEDASKKDNKEEKPRSLAAVKIMKDMERWAKIQNRQKESIRSPSPLLKTGLDDDRRQSKSADAGFTIFERKISGGDDLFKKPLAPAKKDEKSKRPMGSLGLLASDYAAGSDEEVEEDKEDAAKGSQSEDKEDKLTDWKKMACLLCRRQFPNKDALIRHQQLSDLHKQNMEIHLKIKRSKKELEALENQEKELSAKDVTRSPEQKRKKHHHQQPQQHNTWAGSSREMNKVSERPGLGAEPVPKRKKKEPVVWDHATYKQAVRKAMFARFKELE; from the exons ATGTGGGATGGGCCAGGGCAAGGACCAAGAGGAGGACCACCCTTTCG TGGTGATCATCGTGGAGAAACATTTGGGGGCAGAGATCGTCCCATGCCTGATTATAGAAATAGAGAAGGGATGAATATGGGTCCAATGGGTCATATGGGGCCGAGACCTCTAGATGGACCACCTATGGATATGAGGAGGATGGATGGTCCACCAATGAGGGGGCGTGACATGGACCCACGTGATATGCGTGGTAGAGAGCCGAACAGAGATTTCTTAAGACCTGGAGAAGAGCCAGACTTCAGTCTCAGAAGACAGTATGAAGTTTCCATTAGAGATAAATTGATGAATTCATCTGGTTTTCCGGGACCTGGCAGGAACTCTGGAGACATGGGAGGGAGAGGAATGCCACCACGGGAACCAAACAGCAGATTTATGGACACACGAGATAGGGACACATTTCAATACGACATGCCACGGTTCGGCAATCCTAATATGGATGGGAGAAGAGGGTTTCCCATAGACCGAATGGAGCGAAACGATGGATTTAGGGACATGCGAGATAGGCCCCCAATGGGCATTGGTGACACTGATCGTTATGATATGGACGTACCTCCACGTGAAAGAAGAATAATGGACATTGACAGAAGGGGGGGACCACCTTTTAACCCCAGAGGAGGATTTGACTCTGATATGGATTTCAGAAATCGTCCTGGACCACCAGCTGAATTTAGAGGTAGGGAGCGCTCTCCCTTGAGGTTAGGAAACAGTGACGTCCCTCCAGTGGGCAGGGCGAGATCGGAAATGCCTCCCGCTGGGCCCCAACGATCAGAGTTTATGGGTGCAAAAGACCAACTAAGGGAGAGAGATTATCCAGATGCAAGTAATAGCCCCCTTATGGATTATAGGAGTGGTGAAGAGATGACTCTTGCAGAAGAATGGAAGAACCGTCGAAAGGATAAGAACCCTTTCTTAAACATTAATGAAGGAGTGGGAGGTGTAACTGAACCCAGTTTTCCTGGAGGTTTTGGCAGAGATGTGAATGTAAGAGATCCACCACCATTTCAAGAAAGGGATAGGCCCTCTGCTGATTTCCCTGGGAAAGATGCTGGCTTTCCTCATAGTGACCACTTTGCAGCTATGAATCTACCACCAATTGGAGGCAAGGCTCCACAAGGCCGTCCACTCCCTGAAATAAGTCCCCTTACTGGCCCTCTTGGTAGAGAAAATGAGAGTAAACATTGGCTTGGAGAAAGGGACCCAAAGCACAGTCAGACTAAATCAAATCGAGATGAAAGGCCTCCATACCATCAAGAGAAGAATCAACCCTCACATGAGACTCAAGAGCCAAATGATTGTTTTAAAGGACTGAAAGATAATCAAGGACCTGCTAGGAGTAAGATGGGGGCAGAACGTGATTTCCAAAGCAGCAACCCTGTACAAACAAGAGATCAAGACTACAGGGACATTGATTACAGAACAGGGTCTGGGAGAGGTTTTGATTACAAACGCGAGGAGCTTCAAGCGCCAGAAAAATTCATCAAAGAATCGAAACCAATCACACCGTCAAAATTTAGTGAGTCTGGTTCTCAg GATCAAGATTATAGGAATGCAGCAGTGGAGGACAAAGCTTCCAATACAATATCCATAATTGGTATTCCAAAGACTGCTACAATGGAGCAG ATTCTTGGTGCCTTTACAGTCCGCGATGGTGTGCCAATGCAGGGGatgaaaatcaaaaatgttgtgCCAG GTTACAGCTACGATACCGCCTATGTGGAGTTTTTAAACCTCGAGGATGCAGTCCACTTCATGGAGTCCAACAAG GGATCCCTAAAGGTTGGCACTAGAACCGTTTCCATGAGGTACTTCCAGCCAGATGAGCGTGAAAGAGACGTTCAT AAATCAGATCACAAAGTACCTCAACTTCAGGAGCCCCAGTTGCCCAGACCTGATCAACCTCTAGAACAGTTGAAACCCAACCTGAATGGATCCAAACCAAAAGGCCCTATGGAGCCATTGTCCCACAGCCAGTGGCAGCGTAGCTCTGACCTGACTCCAGAGGCTTGGCAGCAGCAGGTGGACCAACAGCTCCAACAACAAGAAACCGAGCAGCAAGCAGAGTCTTGGGGCAACCGCAACCCTCATCACAGTTCACACCAATCTGACTCCGTCTTTAAAGACAGTAAAA ccatgataataaaaaatgtgaagccGACCACCACAGTAGAGACTATTCTAAAAGCCTTGGATCCCTTTGCATATCTGGATGAGAGAAATGTCCGCCTAGTCAAGGCCAAGCCACCCGGAGCAAAGTGTTTTTGCTTTGTTGACATGGACTCCCATGAG CAAGTGACACGTCTGGTTGAGCTCCTCACTAAACCCAGACCCCTTTATATTGACGGAGTCAGAGTTTATGCTGAGGTCGCAAAACCACTCAAGAATCAAAA tttcagaagagATTTGGATAAACCAAACAGTTCTATCCTTGGCTATCCACCTGAGGCCAGCATAATGGGG cagcagcagtatgcACCACCACCTCCATACTTGCAAGGTCTGCCACCACCCAACGGTGCCCCTCCTATAATGCAAG GTAATTTGATGATTGGTAGCACTAATTCATCTCTGCCATCAGACCCCAGCATTAGCCAG GGAATTGGCTATGGTGATACTCTGACTTTGGATCCGTCATATCAGTCCGTTGGAACTCCCATACCCCCAGACTCAACTGGGATGTCAGTCATTGCAGACGGATCACAGGCCTTCATGCTAG GCTCTGAGACTCCAGACGTGTCCAACTACCTGTATGATGCCACATCAGGCTTCTACTACGATCCTGAAACAACGCTGTACTACGACCCAAGCTCCAGA TACTTCTACAACGCTCAAACCCAAGAGTACTTGTACTGGGATGCAGTGTCAAAGACCTACATCCCAGTGCCAGGAGGGAACCCTGCAGAGACCCAGTCTCTTCCGATGACTGCAGAAGACCAGGCCATTCTTTCTAACCCAGCAGCAGATGCTCCTCTGGAAATGAAGAAACCATCAATGCCTCCGTACAACACTGAAACTACAGAACCAGTTCCTGCTTCTTCTGCCAGCTCTGCTCCAGAGTCTGTCCCGTGTGTTACAGGGAATcctgaaaagaaagaagatgaagaCGCTAGTAAAAAGGACAACAAGGAGGAGAAGCCAAGAAGTCTCGCTGCTGTTAAG ATCATGAAAGATATGGAGCGCTGGGCAAAGATCCAGAATCGTCAAAAGGAAAGCATCCGCTCCCCATCACCATTGCTGAAGACTGGATTGGACGATGACAGAAGGCAATCTAAGTCAGCTGATGCTGGTTTCACAATTTTTGAGAGGAAG ATCTCAGGTGGAGATGATCTGTTTAAGAAGCCCCTTGCTCCTGCTAAGAAAGATGAAAAGTCAAAG CGTCCAATGGGCTCCCTGGGTCTACTGGCATCAGACTATGCAGCGGGAAGTGACGAAGAGGTAGAAGAGGATAAGGAGGATGCAGCAAAGGGCAGCCAGTCTGAAGACAAGGAAGACAAGCTGACAGATTGGAAGAAGATGGCTTGTCTGCTGTGTAGGAGACAGTTCCCCAACAAGGATGCTCTGATCCGCCACCAACAGCTTTCAGACCTGCACAAA CAAAATATGGAGATTCACCTTAAGATCAAGAGGTCAAAGAAGGAGCTAGAGGCACTTGAGAATCAGGAAAAAGAA CTCAGTGCCAAAGATGTTACCAGATCACCagaacagaaaaggaaaaaacaccatcaccaacaaccacagcagcataATACATGGGCTGGAAGTTCCAG GGAGATGAATAAAGTTAGTGAGAGGCCTGGTTTAGGAGCAGAACCTGTCCCG aagaggaagaagaaagaacctGTCGTTTGGGACCACGCCACCTACAAACAAGCAGTGCGCAAGGCCATGTTTGCACGGTTTAAAGAACTCGAGTGA
- the LOC128356001 gene encoding RNA-binding protein 6 isoform X2 codes for MWDGPGQGPRGGPPFRGDHRGETFGGRDRPMPDYRNREGMNMGPMGHMGPRPLDGPPMDMRRMDGPPMRGRDMDPRDMRGREPNRDFLRPGEEPDFSLRRQYEVSIRDKLMNSSGFPGPGRNSGDMGGRGMPPREPNSRFMDTRDRDTFQYDMPRFGNPNMDGRRGFPIDRMERNDGFRDMRDRPPMGIGDTDRYDMDVPPRERRIMDIDRRGGPPFNPRGGFDSDMDFRNRPGPPAEFRGRERSPLRLGNSDVPPVGRARSEMPPAGPQRSEFMGAKDQLRERDYPDASNSPLMDYRSGEEMTLAEEWKNRRKDKNPFLNINEGVGGVTEPSFPGGFGRDVNVRDPPPFQERDRPSADFPGKDAGFPHSDHFAAMNLPPIGGKAPQGRPLPEISPLTGPLGRENESKHWLGERDPKHSQTKSNRDERPPYHQEKNQPSHETQEPNDCFKGLKDNQGPARSKMGAERDFQSSNPVQTRDQDYRDIDYRTGSGRGFDYKREELQAPEKFIKESKPITPSKFSESGSQDQDYRNAAVEDKASNTISIIGIPKTATMEQILGAFTVRDGVPMQGMKIKNVVPGYSYDTAYVEFLNLEDAVHFMESNKGSLKVGTRTVSMRYFQPDERERDVHKSDHKVPQLQEPQLPRPDQPLEQLKPNLNGSKPKGPMEPLSHSQWQRSSDLTPEAWQQQVDQQLQQQETEQQAESWGNRNPHHSSHQSDSVFKDSKTMIIKNVKPTTTVETILKALDPFAYLDERNVRLVKAKPPGAKCFCFVDMDSHEQVTRLVELLTKPRPLYIDGVRVYAEVAKPLKNQNFRRDLDKPNSSILGYPPEASIMGQQYAPPPPYLQGLPPPNGAPPIMQGNLMIGSTNSSLPSDPSISQGIGYGDTLTLDPSYQSVGTPIPPDSTGMSVIADGSQAFMLGSETPDVSNYLYDATSGFYYDPETTLYYDPSSRYFYNAQTQEYLYWDAVSKTYIPVPGGNPAETQSLPMTAEDQAILSNPAADAPLEMKKPSMPPYNTETTEPVPASSASSAPESVPCVTGNPEKKEDEDASKKDNKEEKPRSLAAVKIMKDMERWAKIQNRQKESIRSPSPLLKTGLDDDRRQSKSADAGFTIFERKISGGDDLFKKPLAPAKKDEKSKRPMGSLGLLASDYAAGSDEEVEEDKEDAAKGSQSEDKEDKLTDWKKMACLLCRRQFPNKDALIRHQQLSDLHKQNMEIHLKIKRSKKELEALENQEKELSAKDVTRSPEQKRKKHHHQQPQQHNTWAGSSREMNKVSERPGLGAEPVPKRKKKEPVVWDHATYKQAVRKAMFARFKELE; via the exons ATGTGGGATGGGCCAGGGCAAGGACCAAGAGGAGGACCACCCTTTCG TGGTGATCATCGTGGAGAAACATTTGGGGGCAGAGATCGTCCCATGCCTGATTATAGAAATAGAGAAGGGATGAATATGGGTCCAATGGGTCATATGGGGCCGAGACCTCTAGATGGACCACCTATGGATATGAGGAGGATGGATGGTCCACCAATGAGGGGGCGTGACATGGACCCACGTGATATGCGTGGTAGAGAGCCGAACAGAGATTTCTTAAGACCTGGAGAAGAGCCAGACTTCAGTCTCAGAAGACAGTATGAAGTTTCCATTAGAGATAAATTGATGAATTCATCTGGTTTTCCGGGACCTGGCAGGAACTCTGGAGACATGGGAGGGAGAGGAATGCCACCACGGGAACCAAACAGCAGATTTATGGACACACGAGATAGGGACACATTTCAATACGACATGCCACGGTTCGGCAATCCTAATATGGATGGGAGAAGAGGGTTTCCCATAGACCGAATGGAGCGAAACGATGGATTTAGGGACATGCGAGATAGGCCCCCAATGGGCATTGGTGACACTGATCGTTATGATATGGACGTACCTCCACGTGAAAGAAGAATAATGGACATTGACAGAAGGGGGGGACCACCTTTTAACCCCAGAGGAGGATTTGACTCTGATATGGATTTCAGAAATCGTCCTGGACCACCAGCTGAATTTAGAGGTAGGGAGCGCTCTCCCTTGAGGTTAGGAAACAGTGACGTCCCTCCAGTGGGCAGGGCGAGATCGGAAATGCCTCCCGCTGGGCCCCAACGATCAGAGTTTATGGGTGCAAAAGACCAACTAAGGGAGAGAGATTATCCAGATGCAAGTAATAGCCCCCTTATGGATTATAGGAGTGGTGAAGAGATGACTCTTGCAGAAGAATGGAAGAACCGTCGAAAGGATAAGAACCCTTTCTTAAACATTAATGAAGGAGTGGGAGGTGTAACTGAACCCAGTTTTCCTGGAGGTTTTGGCAGAGATGTGAATGTAAGAGATCCACCACCATTTCAAGAAAGGGATAGGCCCTCTGCTGATTTCCCTGGGAAAGATGCTGGCTTTCCTCATAGTGACCACTTTGCAGCTATGAATCTACCACCAATTGGAGGCAAGGCTCCACAAGGCCGTCCACTCCCTGAAATAAGTCCCCTTACTGGCCCTCTTGGTAGAGAAAATGAGAGTAAACATTGGCTTGGAGAAAGGGACCCAAAGCACAGTCAGACTAAATCAAATCGAGATGAAAGGCCTCCATACCATCAAGAGAAGAATCAACCCTCACATGAGACTCAAGAGCCAAATGATTGTTTTAAAGGACTGAAAGATAATCAAGGACCTGCTAGGAGTAAGATGGGGGCAGAACGTGATTTCCAAAGCAGCAACCCTGTACAAACAAGAGATCAAGACTACAGGGACATTGATTACAGAACAGGGTCTGGGAGAGGTTTTGATTACAAACGCGAGGAGCTTCAAGCGCCAGAAAAATTCATCAAAGAATCGAAACCAATCACACCGTCAAAATTTAGTGAGTCTGGTTCTCAg GATCAAGATTATAGGAATGCAGCAGTGGAGGACAAAGCTTCCAATACAATATCCATAATTGGTATTCCAAAGACTGCTACAATGGAGCAG ATTCTTGGTGCCTTTACAGTCCGCGATGGTGTGCCAATGCAGGGGatgaaaatcaaaaatgttgtgCCAG GTTACAGCTACGATACCGCCTATGTGGAGTTTTTAAACCTCGAGGATGCAGTCCACTTCATGGAGTCCAACAAG GGATCCCTAAAGGTTGGCACTAGAACCGTTTCCATGAGGTACTTCCAGCCAGATGAGCGTGAAAGAGACGTTCAT AAATCAGATCACAAAGTACCTCAACTTCAGGAGCCCCAGTTGCCCAGACCTGATCAACCTCTAGAACAGTTGAAACCCAACCTGAATGGATCCAAACCAAAAGGCCCTATGGAGCCATTGTCCCACAGCCAGTGGCAGCGTAGCTCTGACCTGACTCCAGAGGCTTGGCAGCAGCAGGTGGACCAACAGCTCCAACAACAAGAAACCGAGCAGCAAGCAGAGTCTTGGGGCAACCGCAACCCTCATCACAGTTCACACCAATCTGACTCCGTCTTTAAAGACAGTAAAA ccatgataataaaaaatgtgaagccGACCACCACAGTAGAGACTATTCTAAAAGCCTTGGATCCCTTTGCATATCTGGATGAGAGAAATGTCCGCCTAGTCAAGGCCAAGCCACCCGGAGCAAAGTGTTTTTGCTTTGTTGACATGGACTCCCATGAG CAAGTGACACGTCTGGTTGAGCTCCTCACTAAACCCAGACCCCTTTATATTGACGGAGTCAGAGTTTATGCTGAGGTCGCAAAACCACTCAAGAATCAAAA tttcagaagagATTTGGATAAACCAAACAGTTCTATCCTTGGCTATCCACCTGAGGCCAGCATAATGGGG cagcagtatgcACCACCACCTCCATACTTGCAAGGTCTGCCACCACCCAACGGTGCCCCTCCTATAATGCAAG GTAATTTGATGATTGGTAGCACTAATTCATCTCTGCCATCAGACCCCAGCATTAGCCAG GGAATTGGCTATGGTGATACTCTGACTTTGGATCCGTCATATCAGTCCGTTGGAACTCCCATACCCCCAGACTCAACTGGGATGTCAGTCATTGCAGACGGATCACAGGCCTTCATGCTAG GCTCTGAGACTCCAGACGTGTCCAACTACCTGTATGATGCCACATCAGGCTTCTACTACGATCCTGAAACAACGCTGTACTACGACCCAAGCTCCAGA TACTTCTACAACGCTCAAACCCAAGAGTACTTGTACTGGGATGCAGTGTCAAAGACCTACATCCCAGTGCCAGGAGGGAACCCTGCAGAGACCCAGTCTCTTCCGATGACTGCAGAAGACCAGGCCATTCTTTCTAACCCAGCAGCAGATGCTCCTCTGGAAATGAAGAAACCATCAATGCCTCCGTACAACACTGAAACTACAGAACCAGTTCCTGCTTCTTCTGCCAGCTCTGCTCCAGAGTCTGTCCCGTGTGTTACAGGGAATcctgaaaagaaagaagatgaagaCGCTAGTAAAAAGGACAACAAGGAGGAGAAGCCAAGAAGTCTCGCTGCTGTTAAG ATCATGAAAGATATGGAGCGCTGGGCAAAGATCCAGAATCGTCAAAAGGAAAGCATCCGCTCCCCATCACCATTGCTGAAGACTGGATTGGACGATGACAGAAGGCAATCTAAGTCAGCTGATGCTGGTTTCACAATTTTTGAGAGGAAG ATCTCAGGTGGAGATGATCTGTTTAAGAAGCCCCTTGCTCCTGCTAAGAAAGATGAAAAGTCAAAG CGTCCAATGGGCTCCCTGGGTCTACTGGCATCAGACTATGCAGCGGGAAGTGACGAAGAGGTAGAAGAGGATAAGGAGGATGCAGCAAAGGGCAGCCAGTCTGAAGACAAGGAAGACAAGCTGACAGATTGGAAGAAGATGGCTTGTCTGCTGTGTAGGAGACAGTTCCCCAACAAGGATGCTCTGATCCGCCACCAACAGCTTTCAGACCTGCACAAA CAAAATATGGAGATTCACCTTAAGATCAAGAGGTCAAAGAAGGAGCTAGAGGCACTTGAGAATCAGGAAAAAGAA CTCAGTGCCAAAGATGTTACCAGATCACCagaacagaaaaggaaaaaacaccatcaccaacaaccacagcagcataATACATGGGCTGGAAGTTCCAG GGAGATGAATAAAGTTAGTGAGAGGCCTGGTTTAGGAGCAGAACCTGTCCCG aagaggaagaagaaagaacctGTCGTTTGGGACCACGCCACCTACAAACAAGCAGTGCGCAAGGCCATGTTTGCACGGTTTAAAGAACTCGAGTGA